GCCGTGCTTGTGGGCGGCGGCCACCAGGTGCTTGACGATGGTGGGCCGCGAGAGGGCGGAGACCAGCGGGTAGCGGTCCATGTAGAGGGCGTTGGCCTTGATCGCCGGGAGGCAGTACTCCTCGGCGAACTCGTCCTTGGCGTCCGCGACCTCGGCCTCGACGGCACCGCAGGCGAGCGCGCGCTTGCGGATGACGTCCAGGTCCTCGCCGCCCTGGCCGACGTCCACGGCAACGGCGATGACCTCGGCGCCCGTCTCCTCGGCGATCCAGCCGATGGCGACGGAGGTGTCCAGGCCGCCCGAGTAGGCGAGTACGACGCGCTCGGTCACGGGTTTCTCCTCACAGTGCATTCGCTGACATGCATGAGTATGCATTGCTCTGCATGATTCGTCAACGCGAGGGTCGTGAGCAGGGCGCGTCGGCCTCGGCGCCCGCCCCGCGCCCCGCGCCGACCGCGGAGAATCCGGGACAAAATCCGGGACGAACAGCAACGCCCGGGAAGGGAGTCCGAGCCGTGATTCAGCCCCCGGTGAGCAGCTCCGCGAGCACGGTCAGATGGCTCCCGTCCAGTTCCTTCGTCGCGGTGAGCAGGAGTACGGGCCCTTCCTCCAGGTACCCGGCGAGCCGGTCCAGGGCCTCTGCTCCCGGTCCTTCGGCCAGCTCGGCCCGGTAGCGCTCGGCGAACTCCTCGTAGCGCGCCTCCCGGTGGCCGTACCAGGTACGCAGGTCGCCGGACGGCGCCACGTCGCGCAGCCAGAGGTCGAGCTCGGCCTTCTCCTTGGAGACGCCGCGGGGCCAGAGCCGGTCGACGAGAATGCGGGCGCCCTGCCCGGATTCCACGGGGTCGTAGATGCGTCCCAGGTGCAGCGTCCCGGCTGCGTCCGCGCTGTCTGCCATGAGCCCATCGTCACCCCAGGCGGCGGCGTCCGCGCCCCGGCGATCTCGCGCGGCGGGCAGGGGCGAATAATCGGCCACATGGGTAAAACACACGCACGCATAGACGGCCGGCTGCGCGAGTTCATCGAGGCGCAGCCGATGTTCTTCACGGCCACCGCCCCGCTCGCCGGGGACGGGACGATCAACCTCTCGCCCAAGGGCCTCACGGGCTCGTTCGTCGTACTCGACGAACTGACCGTGGCCTACCTCGACTTCGCCGGAAGCAACGCCGAGACCATCGCGCACCTTCGTGAGAACGGCCGCATCACGCTGATGTGGTGCGCGTTCCAGGGGCCGCCGAACATCGTGCGGGTGCACGGCCGCGGCGAGCCCGTGTTCCGCGACGACCCGCGCTTCGACGCTCTCCTCGCGCGGTTCCCGGACATCGACCCCGAGCCGCACGGGCTGCGCGCGATCATCGTCGTCGGCGCGGAACTCATCCGGGACACCTGCGGCTACGCCGTCCCGTTCATGGCGTACGAGGAGGACCGCGACCTGCACGCCAAGCGCTTCGCGCGGGAGGACGACGCCTCGCTGAGCGCCTACTTCGCGAAGAAGGAGTACATCGCGACGAGCATGGACGGCCTGCCGGGGCTGCCGTTGCCGCTGCCGCCCCGTAGCGTCTGACCATGCGCAAGCCCCCGGGCCGCGTCCGCGCCGCCCTGCTCGTCCTCGCCGCCGCCGTCCCCCTGGTGGCCGCCGCACCGTCCCGTCCCGCCGAGCCGCCCCGGCACGCCGAGCCGCTGCCGGACCGGATGGCCGACACCGGTGGCGGCAGCCAGCTCATCACGGCGGTGGCCGGGCACACCCGGGCCACCCACGGCGTGCTGACCTGGTGGGAGCGGCAGCGCGGCAGCTGGCGCGCGGTGGGCTCGGCGCCCGCGCGGTTCGGCGCGAACGGGCTGGTCGAGGGCGTCCGGCGCCGCCAGGGGACGAGCACCACACCGGCCGGGCTGTATCCGCTGCCGTTCGCCTTCGGCATCCGGCCCGCGCCGGTCGGCACCCGGCTCCCCCACCGGCGGGTGCGGCCGGACTCCTGGTGGTGCGAGGATCCCCGCTCGGCGGCGTACAACCGGATGACCCGGCCACTGCCCGCCGACTGCCGGGCGAGCGAGTCGGAGCGCCTGGCGGACTACGACCCGCAGTACGCGTACGCCCTCGTGGTCGGCTTCAACTACGAGCGGCCGGTGCGCGGCCGCGGCGCGGGGATCTTCGTGCACGTCAACGGCCGCGGGGCGACGGCAGGTTGTGTCTCCGTACCGCGCGAGACGATGGTGCGTCTGCTGCGGTGGGCCCGGCCGGAGCGCCGCCCGCATCTCGCCGTCGGCACCCGGTCCGGGCCCACCGCCGTCACCCGCTACTGAGCGAACCCGCCCGGGCCCGGCGGCTCGCTCGCGGTCCGCCGACAGCGCGCCGACGGTCCACCGGCGGGACGCTCAGTCGGCGGCCAGGGCCGTCCGCGACGAGGCCAGCGCCTCCCTGGCCGCGGCCAGTGCCTTTTCGCGGTCCGCCGGGACGAGCCCGATACGGGTGCGCCGGTCGAGCAGGTCCCCCTCGTCGAGGGCGCCTTCGTGGCGTACGGCGAACCGCAGTTCGGCGCCCGTGACCCCGGCGGCGACCGGTTCCAGGAGCGCCGGGTCGCCCTCGGCCTCGGCGAGCACCGCGGCGGCCTCGCTGCCGTAGCGGGCGACGAAGCGGGCCGGGAGCCCGGCGTCGCGGGGTACCGGACCGGCTCCGACCAGGGGCAGGTCCCGGGTGCGGCAGGGTCCGGTGTGCAGTCCGGCCCGGGCGGTCGCCGCGTCCACCGCGTCCTCTGCCATCGCCCGGTAGGTGGTCAGCTTGCCGCCGACCGCGGTGATCACGCCGTTCGGAGCGGTCAGTACGGCATGGCGGCGGGACAGGTCGGCGCTGCGGCCGGTACCGGAGTCGAGCAGCGGGCGCAGTCCGGCGAAGGTGCCGATGACGTCGGCACGGCTCAGCGGCACGGTGAGCACCCGCGAGAGGGTGGCGAGCAGGAACTCGACGTCCTCCTCCGGCGCCTCGGGCACCTCGGGTACGGGTCCGTCCAGGGGCTCGTCCGTCAGGCCCGCGTAGACCCGGCCGTCGGGCTGGGGCAGCGCGAACACGAAACGGTTGGTCTCGCCGGGCACCGGCACGGTGACGGCCGCCCGCGGGTTGCCGAGCCGTTCGGCCGGGAGCACGAGATGGGTACCGCGGCTGGGGCGCAGGCTCACGCCGGGCACCAGGCGGTCCGCCCACACCCCGGTGGCGTTGATGACGCAGCGGGCCCTGACCGTCAGTTCCGTACCGGTGAGTTCGTCGCGCAACAGGGCGCTGTCACCGTCGAGTTCGAGCGCGCCGCAGCGGGTCAGGATGTGCGCGCCCCGAGAAGCCGCGGTGCGCGCGAGCGCGGTGACGAGCCGGGCGTCGTCGACGAGCTGGCCGTCGTAGGAGAGCTGGCCGCCGCGCAGTCCCGTGGGGTCGAGTGCGGGGGCGAGGGCCAGGGTGAGCGCGGCCGGGATGCGGCGCGAGGCGGGCAGCGTGCCGGCGCCGACCCGGGCGCTCAGGCGCAGGGCGTCCCCGGCGAGAAATCCGGCACGGGTCACCCGGGCCTGGAGGCGGGTGACCGAGCGGTGCAGGGGCAGCACCATCGGCATGGCGCGGACCAGGTGCGGGGCGGTGCGGCCCATCAGGATGCCGCGCTCGCGGGCGCTCTCGTAGGCGACGCCGAGCTCGCCCGAGGCGAGGTAGCGCAGTCCGCCGTGCACCAGCTTGGAGCTGAAACGGCTGGTGCCGAAGGCCAGGTCGTGGCGTTCGGCGAGGACGACGCTCAGTCCGCGCGAGGCGGCGTCCAGGGCTATGCCGGTACCGGTGACGCCGCCGCCGACGACCAGTACGTCCACGGTCGGGCCGGTGCCGAGCAGTTCCAGGGAGCGGGCGCGGCGCGCGGCGTCGAGGGAGGCGGAGCGGTGGGCGCGAAGGTCGGTCATCAGGCGGTCTCCCGGTTGTTCAGGTAGCCGTCGAGCAGGTGGGCCAGCGAGGCGAGCAGCCGCTCCTCGCTCAGGGTGTCCTCGACCAGGCGGCGCGAGGAGGTGATCGACTGCACCGTGAGGAGCACGATGCGGGAGAGCTCCTCGATGTCGCCGGGGCGCACCGAGCCGTCCCGCTGGCCCTCGGCGATCTGGGCGCGGAGCAGGTCGAGCGCGGCGAGCTGGCTGGAGCCGAGCCGGTGGAAGACGTAGGTGGCAAGCAGGTCCGCCTCGCTGTCGATGAACCGCGTGAACATCGAGTGGTGCCAGACGGCGCCGACCGTGCCGGTGCAGCCGTGGACGATCCGGGCCAGCGCGGTGGCCTCCGTGGCCTCGGCCACCGAGGCGGCGAAGACGGCGCGCAGCTCGCGCGTGAGCAGATCGGCGACCAGCGAGGAGATGTCGGGCCAGTAGCGGTAGACGGTGGGCCTGCTGACCTTGGCCCTGCGCGCCACGTCGGTCAGGGTCGTGCGGCGCACCCCGAAGGCCTCCACGCACTCGCGCGCGGCATCCAGGATGTCGTCCTCACTTTTACGCATTGGCGTCATGTGTAAGACTGTACTGCATGAAGCGACCCACTCAGCACGTGCCCGAGATGGCCTGGAACGCCTGGGGCGATCCGGCCGCCGCGCAGGAACTCGACGCGGCCACCCGGCAGTTGATCGTCGAGACCCTCGGGATCAGCAGCGCCGCCCCCGCCCGCGTAACGGAGGCGGCGCTCGCCCTGCGGCCCAGCGCGCTGCCGGGCAAGGCGCTCACGGCGCTCGCCGAGGTGGTCGGCGTGGAGCACGTGCACACCGACGAGCCCACGCGCCTGCGGCACACCGGCGGCAAGAGCACCCCGGACCTGCTGCGCCGCCGGGCCGGCGAGGTGGCCGAGGCTCCCGACGCCGTACTCACCCCCGCCGGGCACGACGAGGTGCAGGGCATCCTCGACGTCTGCGCGCAGCACGGCATCGCGGTCGTACCGTTCGGCGGCGGCACCAGCGTGGTGGGCGGGGTCGAGCCCTTCCGGGGCGACTTCCCGGCCGTGATCAGCCTGGATCTGCGGCGCCTCGACGCGCTCCTCGCCCTCGACGAGGAGTCCGGCACGGCCACGCTCGAGGCGGGTCTGCGCACCCCGGAGGCGGAGGAGCTGCTCGGCGCCGAGGGCCACACGCTCGGTCACTTCCCGCAGAGCTTCGAGTTCGCCTCCATCGGCGGATATGCGGCCACCCGCTCCTCGGGACAGTTCTCGGCGGGCTACGGCCGCTTCGACGCGATGGTCACGGCCCTGAAGGTGGCCACCCCGCGCGGCACCGTCACCCTCGACCGCGGCCCCGCCACCGCCGCGGGACCCGACCTGCGCCAGCTCTTCCTCGGCTCCGAGGGCGTGTTCGGCGTGATCACCGAGGTCACCGTACGCGTGCGCCGCGTCCCCGAGAGCCGGGTCGAGGAGTCCTGGGCGTTCCCCACGTTCGCGGCGGGCACCGCGGCGGTACGCGAGCTGGCCCAGGCTGGCGGGCTCCCCACGGCGATCCGCATCTCCGACGAGACGGAGACCTTCATCAACGCGGCCATCGCGGGCGGCCAGGCCCCCGAGGGCTGTCAGAGCGTCGTGCACTTCGAGGGGAGTGCCGCCCAGGTCGAGCGGCGGCGGTCCGAGGTGGCCGAGGTCCTCGAACGCCACGGCGCGCGCCGGATCGCCTCCGAGAGCGCCCAGACCTGGCGCCGCTCCCGGTTCACCGCTCCCTACCTGCGCGACTCCCTGCTCGACGCGGGTGTGCTCGCGGAGACCCTGGAGACCGTCACCTCCTGGTCCGGCCTGCACGAGCTGCGCGAGTCGGTGACCCGCGCGCTCACCGAGAACCTGCCCCAGGAGAGCGGCAGCCCGGTGGTGTACTGCCACCTCTCGCACGCCTACCACTCCGGCGCCTCGCTCTACTTCACGGTCGCCGCCGACGCGACGGACGACCCGCAGGGCCGCTGGGCGGTGGCCAAGCGCGCCGCGAGCGACGCGATCGCCGCGGCGGGCGGCTCGATCACCCACCACCACGCCGTCGGTATGGACCACCGGCCGTGGATGGAGGCGGAGATCGGCCCGCTGGGCGTGGAGGTCCTCGCCGCCGTCAAGCGCACCCTGGACCCGTCCGGGATCCTCAACCCCGGCAAGCTGATCCCGGAAGACGTATGACGGGCCGGGTCGTACTCCTGGTCAACCCGGCGTCCGCGAAAGGGAGTTCGGCGGCGATCGCGGACCGGGCGGCGGAGCTGCTGCGGGCCGCGGGCCACCAGACGCACCTGATCTCGGGCACCGACGCCCAGGACTCGCTGGCCCAGGCCCACAAGGAGGTCGCCGCGGGCGCGAAGGTGCTCGCGGCGGTCGGCGGGGACGGCACCGTGCATCTGGGCACCCAGGCGGTGGCGGGCACCGGTGTGCCGCTCGCGGTGATCCCGGCGGGCACCGGCAACGACTTCGCCCGGATGCTGGGCATCCCGCGCGGCGACACGGCGGCCGCCGCCCGGCTGATCACCGACGGCGTCCCGCGCACGCTCGACCTGGCCCGGTGCGGCGACACCTGGTACGCCACCGTGCTCACCTCCGGCTTCGACGCCGCCGTGAGCCATCGCGTCAACACCCTGCGCTGGCCGCGCGGCCGGGCCCGCTATCAACTCGCCATCGGCATCGAGGCGTTCAGGCTGCGCCCGGTGCCCTTCCGGATCCGGGTGGACGGCGAGACGGTCGAGGAGGAGGCGACCCTGGTCGCGGTCGGCAACACCGCGTACTACGGGAGCGGTCTGAAGATCTGTCCGGGCGCCGTACCGGACGACGGTCTGCTCGACGTCACGCTGGTGCGCGCGGCCGGACGCCTCAAGTTGGCCCGGCTGCTCCCCCGCATGCGGCAGGGCACCCATGTGTCCGACCCGCTGGTGCGCACCTTCAGGGGCCGCGAGGTGGAGATCGGCGCCCCGGGCGCCTTCGCCTACGCGGACGGGGAGTTCATCGACGACCTGCCGCTCACGGTGACCTGCGTGCCGGGTGCCGTGAGCGTCCTGGTCCCCGCCGAGGGCTGAGTCCCCCGCCGCCCGGCCGAGTCCCCCTCTCGGCCTGGCGGCCGAGCCGTCCGCCGGGACCTCGCGGGCGCTCCCCGGGCCGTATGCCCCGGGGAGCGCTCGTACGCGGCGGCTCGACCGGCCCGCAAAACCGGCTTACGCCGCGAACGGCCCCGCCCGTGCAGGCACGTTCCGCCTCAGGCTGCCCGGGGTGATCGCTCAGTGGTGCCCGTTCTGGGCGAGCCGCAGCAGGTGTTCCGCCAGGGCCTTGCCGCCCGCCGGGTCCCGGCTGATGAGCATCAGGGTGTCGTCCCCGGCGATGGTGCCGAGGATGTCGTGCAGTTCCGCCTGGTCGATGGCGGAGGCGAGGAACTGGGCCGCGCCCGGGGGCGTGCGCAGCACGACGAGGTTCGCGGACGCCTCGGCCGAGATGAGCAGTTCGGCCGAGAGGCGCCGCATCCGCTCCTCCTTCGCCGACTCGCCGAGCGGGGCACGCGGGGTACGGAATCCGCCCTCGCTCGGCACCGCGTAGATGAGGTCGCCGTCGGTGTTGCGGATCTTCACCGCGTTCAGCTCGTCGAGGTCCCGGGAGAGCGTCGCCTGGGTGACGCTCAGCCCGTCGTCGGCGAGGAGTTTGGCCAACTGGCTCTGCGAGCGCACCGGTTGACGGTTGAGGATGTCCACGATCCTGCGGTGGCGTGCGGTACGGGTCTGCGGTACCGCGGGCCCCGCCTGGTCGTTGTCCTGCGGCTGGCTCATCGTCGCCTCAATCTCCGGATCGTCCTTCCCCGCTCGCCCGCAGGGCCCCGT
This is a stretch of genomic DNA from Streptomyces sp. NA04227. It encodes these proteins:
- a CDS encoding DUF488 domain-containing protein — translated: MADSADAAGTLHLGRIYDPVESGQGARILVDRLWPRGVSKEKAELDLWLRDVAPSGDLRTWYGHREARYEEFAERYRAELAEGPGAEALDRLAGYLEEGPVLLLTATKELDGSHLTVLAELLTGG
- a CDS encoding pyridoxamine 5'-phosphate oxidase family protein, which gives rise to MGKTHARIDGRLREFIEAQPMFFTATAPLAGDGTINLSPKGLTGSFVVLDELTVAYLDFAGSNAETIAHLRENGRITLMWCAFQGPPNIVRVHGRGEPVFRDDPRFDALLARFPDIDPEPHGLRAIIVVGAELIRDTCGYAVPFMAYEEDRDLHAKRFAREDDASLSAYFAKKEYIATSMDGLPGLPLPLPPRSV
- a CDS encoding L,D-transpeptidase, translated to MRKPPGRVRAALLVLAAAVPLVAAAPSRPAEPPRHAEPLPDRMADTGGGSQLITAVAGHTRATHGVLTWWERQRGSWRAVGSAPARFGANGLVEGVRRRQGTSTTPAGLYPLPFAFGIRPAPVGTRLPHRRVRPDSWWCEDPRSAAYNRMTRPLPADCRASESERLADYDPQYAYALVVGFNYERPVRGRGAGIFVHVNGRGATAGCVSVPRETMVRLLRWARPERRPHLAVGTRSGPTAVTRY
- a CDS encoding glycerol-3-phosphate dehydrogenase/oxidase; amino-acid sequence: MTDLRAHRSASLDAARRARSLELLGTGPTVDVLVVGGGVTGTGIALDAASRGLSVVLAERHDLAFGTSRFSSKLVHGGLRYLASGELGVAYESARERGILMGRTAPHLVRAMPMVLPLHRSVTRLQARVTRAGFLAGDALRLSARVGAGTLPASRRIPAALTLALAPALDPTGLRGGQLSYDGQLVDDARLVTALARTAASRGAHILTRCGALELDGDSALLRDELTGTELTVRARCVINATGVWADRLVPGVSLRPSRGTHLVLPAERLGNPRAAVTVPVPGETNRFVFALPQPDGRVYAGLTDEPLDGPVPEVPEAPEEDVEFLLATLSRVLTVPLSRADVIGTFAGLRPLLDSGTGRSADLSRRHAVLTAPNGVITAVGGKLTTYRAMAEDAVDAATARAGLHTGPCRTRDLPLVGAGPVPRDAGLPARFVARYGSEAAAVLAEAEGDPALLEPVAAGVTGAELRFAVRHEGALDEGDLLDRRTRIGLVPADREKALAAAREALASSRTALAAD
- a CDS encoding TetR/AcrR family transcriptional regulator, with product MTPMRKSEDDILDAARECVEAFGVRRTTLTDVARRAKVSRPTVYRYWPDISSLVADLLTRELRAVFAASVAEATEATALARIVHGCTGTVGAVWHHSMFTRFIDSEADLLATYVFHRLGSSQLAALDLLRAQIAEGQRDGSVRPGDIEELSRIVLLTVQSITSSRRLVEDTLSEERLLASLAHLLDGYLNNRETA
- a CDS encoding FAD-binding oxidoreductase; protein product: MKRPTQHVPEMAWNAWGDPAAAQELDAATRQLIVETLGISSAAPARVTEAALALRPSALPGKALTALAEVVGVEHVHTDEPTRLRHTGGKSTPDLLRRRAGEVAEAPDAVLTPAGHDEVQGILDVCAQHGIAVVPFGGGTSVVGGVEPFRGDFPAVISLDLRRLDALLALDEESGTATLEAGLRTPEAEELLGAEGHTLGHFPQSFEFASIGGYAATRSSGQFSAGYGRFDAMVTALKVATPRGTVTLDRGPATAAGPDLRQLFLGSEGVFGVITEVTVRVRRVPESRVEESWAFPTFAAGTAAVRELAQAGGLPTAIRISDETETFINAAIAGGQAPEGCQSVVHFEGSAAQVERRRSEVAEVLERHGARRIASESAQTWRRSRFTAPYLRDSLLDAGVLAETLETVTSWSGLHELRESVTRALTENLPQESGSPVVYCHLSHAYHSGASLYFTVAADATDDPQGRWAVAKRAASDAIAAAGGSITHHHAVGMDHRPWMEAEIGPLGVEVLAAVKRTLDPSGILNPGKLIPEDV
- a CDS encoding diacylglycerol kinase family protein, with protein sequence MTGRVVLLVNPASAKGSSAAIADRAAELLRAAGHQTHLISGTDAQDSLAQAHKEVAAGAKVLAAVGGDGTVHLGTQAVAGTGVPLAVIPAGTGNDFARMLGIPRGDTAAAARLITDGVPRTLDLARCGDTWYATVLTSGFDAAVSHRVNTLRWPRGRARYQLAIGIEAFRLRPVPFRIRVDGETVEEEATLVAVGNTAYYGSGLKICPGAVPDDGLLDVTLVRAAGRLKLARLLPRMRQGTHVSDPLVRTFRGREVEIGAPGAFAYADGEFIDDLPLTVTCVPGAVSVLVPAEG
- a CDS encoding arginine repressor, translated to MSQPQDNDQAGPAVPQTRTARHRRIVDILNRQPVRSQSQLAKLLADDGLSVTQATLSRDLDELNAVKIRNTDGDLIYAVPSEGGFRTPRAPLGESAKEERMRRLSAELLISAEASANLVVLRTPPGAAQFLASAIDQAELHDILGTIAGDDTLMLISRDPAGGKALAEHLLRLAQNGHH